Proteins from a genomic interval of Euwallacea fornicatus isolate EFF26 chromosome 1, ASM4011564v1, whole genome shotgun sequence:
- the LOC136350613 gene encoding UDP-glucosyltransferase 2-like, producing the protein MLSRNSTVVLLCTVFILSFSLCHTARILGIFPNPGKSHYILESTLMKGLVDAGHDVTIVSPFYEEHHSKGNGTYRQIVLTGIAEAQKERRKAINLFERRYVNPLTAIYIMNKIGLKQTESTLSHENFQSLIRSGEKFDVVIVGQFMNDALKGMAHHFGGHLMLFSSVGTSTWVNHLVGNPSIPSYTPEMILAYPAKMTYFQRMKNALFNIVYNINQRFIFYPRQNLLLKKYVPNAIDLHDALFNVSLVLLNTHESIGFATSTVPCMKAIGGFHVNPPKKLPEDLQEFLDGAENGVIYFSLGSNVNTNHLPAETKQAILEVLSGVKQRVLLKFEDPSLNLPENIKVGKWFPQQDVLAHPNMKLFISHGGYASTIETVHHGVPIIAIPIFGDQKMNAVYAETKGFGRILPWQEITKEKLSSMIKELLTNPEYSNVIKRKSALLRDREEHPLKTAVYWIEYVLRHNGAPHLRVVSLELSWYQYYLMDVYAPIILIFYFLIRYCVKRYSARRKQKLKTA; encoded by the exons ATGTTATCACGAAACAGTACGGTTGTGTTATTGTGCactgttttcattttaag TTTTTCCCTATGTCATACTGCAAGAATCCTAGGCATCTTTCCTAATCCAGGAAAAAGCCACTACATCTTAGAAAGTACCTTGATGAAGGGATTGGTTGATGCAGGTCACGATGTCACCATTGTTAGCCCTTTCTATGAGGAGCATCATTCAAAGGGTAACGGCACTTATCGGCAAATAGTATTAACAGGAATTGCCGAAGCTCAAAAAG AGCGCAGAAAAGCCATCAACCTCTTTGAAAGAAGATACGTTAATCCTTTAACCGCCATCTACATCATGAACAAAATAGGACTAAAACAAACTGAAAGCACTTTAAGTCATGAAAACTTCCAATCCCTGATCCGCTCAGGAGAAAAATTCGATGTAGTTATCGTAGGCCAATTTATGAATGATGCTTTAAAAGGAATGGCTCATCACTTTGGAGGACATCTTATGCTGTTCAGTTCGGTCGGAACCAGTACTTGG GTTAATCACTTAGTAGGGAACCCTTCAATACCCTCTTACACCCCAGAGATGATCCTCGCCTACCCGGCTAAAATGACCTATTTCCAGAGAATGAAAAATGCCCTCTTTAACATCGTATACAACATCAACCAGAGATTTATCTTTTATCCTAGACAGAATTTACTTTTGAAGAAATATGTCCCCAATGCAATCGACCTACATGACGCTTTGTTCAATGTTTCATTAGTGCTTCTGAACACACATGAGAGTATCGGGTTCGCCACTTCAACTGTACCATGCATGAAAGCGATTG gtgGTTTTCACGTAAATCCCCCCAAAAAGCTCCCAGAAGACCTGCAAGAATTCTTAGATGGGGCAGAAAATGGAGTAATATATTTCAGTTTAGGGTCAAATGTGAACACCAATCATCTTCCTGCGGAAACCAAACAGGCTATATTGGAAGTATTGTCAGGAGTAAAGCAAAGGGTTTTGCTTAAGTTTGAGGATCCCTCTCTGAACTTGCCCGAGAATATTAAAGTGGGAAAGTGGTTTCCCCAGCAAGACGTTTTAG CTCACCCCAATATGAAACTCTTCATAAGCCACGGAGGTTACGCAAGTACCATCGAAACAGTACATCACGGCGTACCAATAATAGCTATTCCAATATTTGGAGATCAAAAAATGAATGCTGTTTATGCCGAAACTAAAGGATTTGGAAGAATTTTGCCTTGGCAGGAAATAACCAAGGAGAAGCTGTCTAGTATGATAAAAGAACTTCTTACGAATCCAGA ATATAGTAAtgttattaaaagaaaatcagCCCTACTTCGAGACAGAGAAGAACATCCTCTAAAGACTGCAGTGTACTGGATCGAATATGTCTTGAGGCATAATGGGGCTCCTCATTTGAGGGTGGTTTCACTTGAATTATCTTGGTATCAGTATTATTTGATGGACGTGTATGCtcctataattttaattttctacttcCTGATCAGATATTGCGTTAAGCGATATTCTGCCAGGAGAAAACAAAAGCTAAAAACAGCttga